In the Deltaproteobacteria bacterium genome, one interval contains:
- a CDS encoding cytochrome C, producing the protein MKRYLIVLSLLVVAGTAAQAKEHPGKAYIEKNGYRGPATCEAQECHPGSARKFLDTVHWKHASPVTNVDNVEPGKEYGMKNRIYTMCNGNDIVNNLKEVPPNPKTGKTKFTGCNTCHPGDHISDVGSTGKEAEAAIDCLLCHSPAYDFRQRKPFKDEKGRVVMGQDRSVKAAMAVGKPGVKNCMVCHEAAGGGVLIKRGFSFTRETDVHAGKGMVCVDCHGAKDHKIPTGYDPNNWASDGIRVACSDCHGERPHADEDANRHVARIACQTCHIPRTGGALAKDFTRWTQGEDGFFEPTTLRMEANETTPVYAWYNRTVANTPTFIGPKGSRGDKQSRIYPFKLYEGKAYFDRKTGTLLSMDFAPPMATGDTLAGVASAAKTLGIKEYDPVPGWQTIYFGSSHLVTKEKALSCANCHVPNGALNFKSLGYTDEEIRKLTSAALYFDKMAEKQKENW; encoded by the coding sequence CACCCAGGTTCCGCGAGGAAGTTTCTCGACACCGTCCACTGGAAACACGCCTCCCCGGTGACCAACGTCGACAACGTGGAGCCCGGGAAAGAGTACGGGATGAAGAACCGCATCTACACGATGTGCAACGGGAACGACATCGTGAACAACCTGAAAGAGGTCCCCCCGAATCCCAAGACGGGGAAGACGAAGTTCACGGGTTGCAACACCTGCCACCCCGGGGACCACATCAGCGACGTCGGGAGCACGGGAAAGGAGGCGGAGGCGGCCATCGATTGCCTGTTGTGTCACTCGCCGGCGTACGATTTCCGGCAGCGCAAGCCGTTCAAGGATGAGAAGGGCCGGGTTGTCATGGGCCAGGACCGGAGCGTGAAGGCGGCGATGGCGGTGGGGAAGCCGGGGGTCAAGAACTGCATGGTGTGCCACGAGGCCGCCGGCGGCGGCGTCCTGATCAAGCGTGGATTCTCCTTCACCCGGGAGACCGACGTCCACGCAGGGAAGGGGATGGTCTGCGTCGACTGCCACGGCGCGAAGGACCACAAGATCCCGACGGGGTATGACCCGAACAACTGGGCGAGCGACGGGATCCGCGTCGCCTGCTCCGATTGCCACGGCGAAAGGCCGCACGCCGACGAGGATGCCAATCGGCACGTCGCCCGGATCGCGTGCCAGACGTGCCATATCCCGAGGACGGGAGGCGCGCTGGCCAAGGACTTCACGCGGTGGACCCAGGGGGAGGACGGGTTCTTCGAACCTACCACGCTTCGCATGGAGGCGAACGAGACCACGCCGGTGTACGCCTGGTACAACCGGACCGTGGCGAACACCCCGACGTTCATCGGCCCCAAGGGGAGCCGAGGAGACAAGCAGAGCCGGATTTACCCGTTCAAGCTGTACGAAGGGAAGGCGTACTTCGACCGGAAGACGGGAACGCTTCTCTCGATGGATTTCGCCCCCCCGATGGCGACCGGGGACACCTTGGCCGGTGTCGCCTCCGCCGCGAAGACGCTCGGGATCAAGGAGTACGACCCCGTCCCGGGGTGGCAGACGATCTACTTCGGAAGCAGCCACCTCGTGACGAAGGAGAAGGCGCTGTCGTGCGCGAACTGCCACGTGCCGAACGGCGCGCTGAATTTCAAATCGCTCGGATATACCGACGAAGAAATCCGGAAGTTGACCTCCGCCGCGCTCTATTTCGACAAGATGGCCGAGAAGCAGAAGGAGAACTGGTAG